Proteins encoded together in one Mycolicibacter minnesotensis window:
- a CDS encoding LGFP repeat-containing protein, producing MRKATQRAAAVSAAVLGVALIGTGCSSSTKDKTNEALSSASSAASAASSAASSAGSAISSAVSSVVGAPDEDGAGSSTVITGADGKEYTVSGPILAKLDSLDAAAKQDLGEPTGAEQKNPDGGIYQQFDGGVIVHTTRSYVVWGKIRDKWNELGGSQGKLGYPTSDETTNADGSKQTTFEHGVITWKTGDAEATVTEH from the coding sequence ATGCGCAAGGCAACGCAGCGGGCCGCAGCAGTATCCGCAGCAGTTTTGGGAGTCGCGCTGATCGGCACGGGTTGCAGCAGCAGCACCAAGGACAAAACCAACGAGGCCCTCAGCTCGGCCAGCTCCGCCGCATCCGCGGCAAGCTCGGCCGCGTCGTCGGCAGGCTCCGCAATCTCCTCTGCGGTCAGCTCCGTGGTCGGCGCCCCTGACGAAGACGGCGCCGGCAGCTCCACCGTGATCACCGGTGCCGACGGCAAGGAGTACACCGTCTCGGGGCCGATCCTGGCCAAGCTCGACTCTCTGGACGCGGCCGCCAAGCAGGACCTGGGCGAGCCGACCGGCGCCGAGCAGAAGAACCCTGATGGCGGCATCTACCAGCAGTTCGACGGTGGTGTCATCGTTCACACCACGCGTTCGTACGTGGTGTGGGGCAAGATCCGCGACAAGTGGAATGAGCTGGGCGGCTCGCAGGGCAAGCTCGGCTACCCCACCAGCGACGAGACCACCAACGCTGACGGGTCCAAGCAGACCACCTTCGAACACGGCGTCATCACCTGGAAGACCGGCGACGCCGAGGCCACCGTCACCGAACACTGA
- a CDS encoding PE-PPE domain-containing protein, translated as MTAKRVHPLGATLLAALCAVLLGMSSLLSPALASRVEKMIGDVALLAGEAWIMSGTGTSDPNLGNYMNAVRDFYLQPATPWFAGQTTYPGYVPNGLITPEQFCPIVCQPLPVPQLNFADSLAQGAANLEGAIRPQLEAGENVTVFGFSQSAVVSTLAMQNLLANAPGGDYDPLNLHFVLIGDPNSPIGGILSRLHFADGLDGNMQHIPFLNIPVGIGSGPTDFAASIYSTEYDGWSNFPQNPLNLLAVINALMGIPAVHNAYFNDNLANVIELGSIGSNDFYMLPTAHLPILGPLYALGDVGKLVGDALAPILKMAIDWGYGNPGAPDAGITVNGVDPIGAAGSWAVTATGQLSEDTGVAGFLLRMDPLQMMAGMQYAGVQSFSNTVNNLLDFAGLAPLSQAVVDALLTGYNFTIDLDQMLLNGWQDLATEWNVLDVLGPDAIFNGAPLISGQPVLDLVGVGFSLLNYLGIDL; from the coding sequence ATGACAGCTAAGCGAGTTCATCCGCTGGGGGCCACGCTGTTGGCCGCACTGTGCGCCGTCCTACTGGGTATGTCGTCGCTGCTGAGTCCGGCGTTGGCGTCGCGGGTCGAGAAGATGATCGGCGATGTCGCGCTGCTTGCGGGCGAAGCCTGGATCATGAGCGGCACCGGCACCTCGGACCCGAACCTGGGCAACTACATGAACGCGGTGCGGGACTTCTACCTGCAGCCGGCGACTCCCTGGTTTGCCGGACAGACCACCTACCCGGGCTACGTGCCCAATGGTCTGATCACCCCCGAACAGTTCTGTCCGATCGTCTGCCAGCCCTTGCCCGTTCCCCAGCTGAACTTCGCCGATTCGCTGGCCCAGGGCGCCGCCAACCTCGAAGGCGCCATCCGCCCGCAGCTGGAGGCCGGTGAGAACGTCACCGTGTTCGGCTTCTCGCAGAGTGCCGTCGTCTCCACGCTGGCCATGCAGAACCTGCTGGCCAACGCGCCCGGTGGCGACTACGACCCGCTGAACCTGCACTTCGTGCTGATCGGAGACCCCAACAGTCCGATCGGCGGCATCCTGAGCCGGCTGCACTTCGCAGACGGGCTCGATGGGAACATGCAGCACATCCCGTTCCTGAACATCCCGGTGGGCATCGGCTCGGGTCCGACCGATTTCGCGGCCAGTATCTACAGCACCGAATACGACGGGTGGTCCAACTTCCCGCAGAACCCGCTCAACCTGCTGGCTGTCATCAACGCGCTGATGGGAATACCGGCGGTACACAACGCCTACTTCAACGACAATCTCGCCAACGTCATCGAGCTCGGCTCGATCGGCTCGAACGACTTCTACATGCTGCCCACCGCTCACCTGCCGATCCTGGGACCCCTGTATGCGCTGGGGGATGTGGGCAAGCTCGTCGGTGACGCGCTGGCGCCCATTCTGAAGATGGCCATCGACTGGGGCTACGGCAACCCCGGTGCCCCCGACGCCGGCATCACCGTGAACGGTGTGGACCCGATCGGCGCGGCCGGATCCTGGGCGGTCACCGCCACCGGCCAACTGTCCGAGGACACCGGAGTCGCAGGATTCCTGTTGCGGATGGACCCGCTGCAGATGATGGCCGGCATGCAGTACGCCGGTGTGCAGAGCTTTAGCAACACCGTCAACAACCTGCTGGACTTCGCCGGTCTGGCTCCGCTGTCGCAGGCAGTCGTCGATGCACTGCTCACTGGCTACAACTTCACGATTGACCTGGACCAGATGCTGCTCAACGGGTGGCAAGATCTGGCCACCGAATGGAACGTCCTGGACGTGCTGGGCCCCGACGCCATCTTCAACGGGGCGCCGCTGATCTCCGGTCAGCCGGTGCTGGACCTGGTCGGCGTGGGTTTCAGCCTGCTCAACTACCTCGGCATCGACCTCTGA
- a CDS encoding PE-PPE domain-containing protein, translating into MAAAAVLAATCGPDVASTGLQQQRDVALLADDGWIMGPTSIPDPSVGGYMDAVLDLFLQPATPWFPGQPTFPSYDFAGLVTPNQFCPLVCLPPPNPNLTFAESIARGTEILQAAVVPQLENGSGVTVFGYSQSATVSTQLMIDLLANPPGGAYDPDNLDFVLIGNPSNPLGGVLTRFPAYPVLSDQPVTLPFLGIPLSIGPTPTSGFDTTIYTGEYDGLANFPQDPLNLLAMLNALVGTATVHFSYIDFDNLADTINLGTIGDTDFYVIPQQLPLLWPVYQLGDVGKVIGDALAPMLKLVIDWGYGNPGNPFVGVNGTDAVGPWAVNSSGELADGSAVAGFLMRMDPLQMLAGLQYAAVHSFVDPVNDLLGFGGLSPLSDSFVDALLTGYRVTNDVDAFLLDAWNELAVSLNVADWLGPDAVFNGEPLISLAPMLEMGGVVFEILNFLGA; encoded by the coding sequence ATGGCGGCGGCCGCGGTCCTGGCGGCAACCTGCGGGCCGGACGTGGCATCGACCGGGTTGCAGCAGCAGCGCGACGTAGCGCTGTTAGCCGACGACGGCTGGATCATGGGGCCGACCAGCATTCCCGACCCGTCGGTCGGCGGCTACATGGACGCCGTGTTGGACCTGTTCCTCCAGCCCGCGACACCCTGGTTCCCAGGCCAGCCGACTTTTCCCTCCTACGATTTCGCTGGGCTGGTCACCCCTAACCAGTTCTGTCCGCTGGTCTGTCTGCCCCCGCCGAACCCCAATCTGACCTTCGCCGAATCGATCGCCCGCGGCACCGAGATCCTGCAGGCCGCGGTGGTACCGCAACTGGAAAACGGCTCAGGCGTCACGGTGTTCGGCTACTCGCAGAGCGCCACCGTCTCCACTCAGTTGATGATCGACCTGCTGGCCAACCCGCCGGGCGGCGCGTACGACCCGGACAACCTGGACTTCGTCCTGATCGGCAATCCCAGCAACCCGCTCGGCGGAGTCCTGACCCGCTTTCCCGCCTATCCAGTGTTGAGCGATCAGCCGGTCACCCTGCCCTTCTTGGGCATCCCGTTGAGCATCGGGCCGACGCCGACCAGCGGGTTCGACACCACCATCTACACCGGTGAATACGACGGCCTGGCCAACTTCCCGCAGGATCCGCTCAACCTGCTGGCGATGCTCAATGCACTGGTCGGCACCGCGACCGTGCACTTTTCCTACATCGACTTCGACAACCTCGCCGACACCATCAACCTGGGCACGATCGGTGACACCGACTTCTACGTGATTCCTCAGCAGCTGCCGCTGCTGTGGCCGGTCTACCAGCTCGGTGACGTAGGCAAGGTGATCGGCGACGCGCTCGCCCCGATGCTCAAACTGGTGATCGACTGGGGTTACGGCAATCCGGGCAACCCGTTTGTCGGCGTCAACGGAACGGACGCCGTAGGGCCCTGGGCGGTCAACTCCAGCGGCGAGTTGGCCGACGGGTCGGCGGTGGCCGGTTTCCTCATGCGCATGGACCCGCTGCAGATGCTTGCCGGTCTGCAGTACGCCGCGGTGCACAGTTTCGTCGACCCGGTCAATGACCTTCTGGGTTTCGGCGGGCTGAGTCCGCTGTCGGATTCGTTCGTTGATGCACTGCTGACCGGCTACCGCGTCACCAATGACGTGGACGCCTTCCTGCTCGACGCGTGGAACGAGCTGGCGGTATCGCTGAACGTCGCCGATTGGCTGGGCCCGGACGCGGTGTTCAACGGTGAGCCGTTGAT
- a CDS encoding thymidine phosphorylase, whose translation MRAAPAAFDAPTLIAIKRDGHRLPDAGIDWLIDGYLAGRVAEEQMSALLMAIYLRGMDTHETARWTQAVMASGERLDFSAVPRPTVGKHSTGGVGDKITLPLVGVVAACGAAVPSASGRGLGHTGGTLDKMESISGFTPALSGARVRDQLTEVGAAIFSAGQLAPADVKLYALRDITGTVESLPLVAASVMSKKLAEGTDALVLDVKVGSGAFMKDLDDARELARRMVGLGAAHGVPTRALITDMSSPLGNTVGNAIEVAEALEVLAGGGPADVVELTVRLAQEMLDLAGIHDVDPAQSLRDGTAMDRFAAMVAAQGGDLSVPLPVGACTETVTADRGGVMGHIDAMAVAQAAWRLGAGRSRPGERVQHGAGVRIHRRPGEPVTAGQALFTLYTDTAERIGPAHAELDGGYRIAGVGDTPPQPHPLIIEATP comes from the coding sequence ATGAGGGCCGCTCCGGCGGCCTTCGACGCCCCGACGTTGATCGCCATCAAGCGTGATGGCCACCGGCTGCCCGACGCCGGTATCGACTGGCTGATCGATGGCTACCTGGCTGGGCGGGTGGCCGAGGAGCAGATGTCGGCGCTGCTGATGGCGATCTACCTGCGCGGCATGGACACCCACGAGACCGCCCGCTGGACCCAGGCGGTGATGGCGTCAGGGGAGCGGCTGGACTTCTCCGCGGTACCGCGACCGACGGTGGGCAAGCACTCCACGGGCGGGGTCGGCGACAAGATCACGCTGCCGCTGGTCGGCGTGGTCGCAGCGTGCGGGGCGGCTGTCCCGAGCGCTTCGGGTCGGGGTCTGGGCCACACCGGCGGCACTCTGGACAAGATGGAGTCGATCAGCGGATTCACCCCGGCGCTGTCGGGAGCCCGGGTGCGTGATCAGCTGACCGAAGTCGGCGCCGCGATCTTTTCCGCAGGTCAGCTCGCGCCCGCGGACGTCAAGCTCTACGCTCTGCGCGACATCACCGGCACCGTCGAGTCGCTGCCCCTGGTCGCCGCCTCGGTGATGAGCAAGAAACTCGCCGAGGGGACGGACGCGCTGGTCCTCGACGTCAAGGTCGGGTCGGGGGCATTCATGAAGGACCTTGACGACGCGCGCGAGCTGGCCCGGCGGATGGTCGGCCTGGGCGCCGCGCACGGCGTGCCCACCCGCGCCCTGATCACCGACATGAGCTCGCCGCTGGGAAACACGGTCGGCAACGCCATCGAGGTCGCCGAGGCCCTGGAGGTGCTGGCCGGCGGTGGGCCCGCCGATGTCGTGGAGCTGACGGTGCGGCTGGCCCAGGAGATGCTGGACCTGGCCGGAATCCACGACGTCGACCCCGCCCAGAGCCTGCGCGACGGTACCGCGATGGACCGATTCGCAGCGATGGTCGCCGCCCAGGGCGGAGATCTGAGTGTGCCGCTGCCGGTGGGAGCGTGTACCGAGACCGTGACCGCGGATCGGGGCGGCGTCATGGGGCACATCGACGCGATGGCAGTGGCCCAGGCGGCGTGGCGGTTGGGCGCGGGCCGATCCAGACCAGGGGAGCGGGTGCAGCACGGGGCCGGGGTGCGGATTCACCGTCGCCCCGGCGAGCCGGTGACCGCCGGGCAAGCCCTGTTCACCCTCTATACCGACACCGCTGAGCGGATCGGACCGGCCCACGCCGAACTCGACGGCGGCTACCGGATCGCCGGTGTCGGCGACACACCGCCCCAGCCGCATCCCCTGATCATCGAGGCGACCCCATGA
- the satS gene encoding protein export chaperone SatS encodes MAADLVPIRLTVTAGDRYTLWAPSWRDSGDEWQAFLGRDEDLYGFSTVADLVAFIRINANNDLVDHPSWPQLVRANAHKLNPAIDDEYDLIAVEELLTEKPTAQSVEELAAALEIVSAIGSVCDLPAVTKFFNGNPNLGWLAGGVDNFAGRAGRKRWELIAEVIGRNWGNVLTAVEEILSVPDVDAAAASRAAEELAADAPAEPEPTPAETDEAENADDTDTQEEEAVAKTGERATGDRVILGGDEDFWTKVGIDPIRIITDNGTYFTLRCYLGDQPVFLGRNGRISVFGSERALARYLADEHDHDLSDLSTYDDIRTAATDGSLSIDITDDNVYVLSGMTDDLTDGPDAVDREQLDLAVEFLQDVGTYAEDGVVAETLKPERPLGRMVSYVLDRESVGEPQRPFAPAVKEWEQLEQFVQSRLRRE; translated from the coding sequence ATGGCAGCTGACCTCGTACCGATCCGCCTCACGGTGACCGCCGGCGACCGCTACACCCTCTGGGCGCCGAGTTGGCGCGACTCCGGTGATGAGTGGCAGGCGTTTCTGGGCAGGGACGAAGACCTCTACGGGTTCTCCACCGTGGCAGACCTGGTGGCGTTTATACGCATCAACGCCAACAACGACCTGGTCGACCACCCGAGCTGGCCGCAACTCGTCCGGGCCAATGCCCACAAACTCAATCCGGCCATCGACGACGAGTACGACCTGATCGCGGTCGAGGAACTGCTGACCGAGAAGCCGACTGCACAGTCCGTTGAGGAACTGGCCGCCGCCTTGGAGATCGTCTCGGCGATCGGTTCAGTGTGCGACCTGCCTGCGGTAACCAAGTTCTTCAACGGCAACCCCAACCTGGGGTGGTTGGCCGGTGGCGTCGACAACTTCGCCGGCCGAGCCGGCCGCAAGCGCTGGGAGCTGATCGCCGAGGTCATCGGCCGCAATTGGGGCAATGTGCTGACTGCCGTCGAAGAGATCCTCAGTGTTCCCGACGTCGATGCCGCCGCCGCGTCGCGGGCCGCCGAGGAGCTGGCCGCAGATGCCCCTGCCGAGCCGGAGCCGACCCCCGCGGAGACCGACGAGGCCGAGAACGCCGACGATACGGACACCCAGGAAGAAGAGGCGGTCGCCAAGACCGGCGAACGCGCCACGGGCGACCGGGTGATCCTCGGTGGTGACGAAGACTTCTGGACCAAGGTGGGCATCGACCCGATTCGGATCATCACCGACAACGGCACGTACTTCACCCTGCGTTGCTATCTCGGGGACCAGCCGGTGTTCCTGGGCCGCAACGGCCGTATCAGCGTCTTCGGTTCCGAGCGAGCCCTGGCCCGCTACCTGGCCGACGAGCACGATCACGACCTGTCGGATCTGAGCACCTACGACGACATCCGGACTGCCGCCACCGACGGTTCCCTGTCGATCGACATCACCGATGACAACGTCTACGTGCTCTCCGGCATGACCGACGACCTCACCGACGGGCCGGACGCGGTGGACCGCGAGCAACTCGACTTGGCCGTCGAATTTCTCCAGGATGTGGGCACCTACGCCGAAGACGGCGTGGTCGCCGAGACCCTGAAGCCCGAGCGTCCATTGGGCCGCATGGTCAGCTACGTGCTCGACCGGGAATCGGTCGGCGAACCGCAGCGGCCATTCGCTCCGGCGGTCAAAGAATGGGAACAGCTCGAACAATTCGTGCAGTCACGGTTGCGTCGCGAGTAA
- the sdhC gene encoding succinate dehydrogenase, cytochrome b556 subunit: MMTATSADATALPGTRKDPSRLRRQSLYKGDPGMWAFALHRITGATIFFFLFVHVLDTALVRVSPQAYNEVISTYKTPLVGLMELGLVAAVLFHGLNGVRLILIDFWWQGTRWHRQMLVAVGAIWLVVMVPVVVRIGMHMVERFL, encoded by the coding sequence CTGATGACGGCGACATCCGCCGATGCGACTGCGCTGCCGGGCACGCGGAAAGATCCGTCGCGGCTCCGGCGACAGAGTCTGTACAAGGGCGACCCGGGCATGTGGGCGTTCGCGCTGCACCGGATCACCGGTGCGACCATCTTTTTCTTCCTGTTCGTCCACGTCCTCGACACGGCCCTGGTGCGGGTAAGCCCGCAGGCCTACAACGAGGTGATCTCGACCTATAAGACCCCGCTCGTCGGCCTGATGGAGCTGGGGCTGGTGGCCGCGGTGCTGTTCCACGGCCTCAACGGAGTCCGGCTGATCCTCATCGACTTCTGGTGGCAGGGCACCCGCTGGCACCGCCAGATGCTGGTGGCGGTGGGCGCCATCTGGCTGGTGGTGATGGTCCCGGTGGTGGTTCGGATCGGCATGCACATGGTGGAGCGGTTCCTATGA
- a CDS encoding succinate dehydrogenase hydrophobic membrane anchor subunit → MSTTEVQGTRGPIAPILGPDRDRPASLGDPRSPQRHSGMANFEKYTWLFMRFSGAALIFLVLGHLFVMLMWQDGVYRIDFNYVAERWHHPYWQIWDLCLLWLAELHGANGLRTIIGDYTRSSRSRFWLMALLAVSVIFTLMLGSYVLLSFDANIS, encoded by the coding sequence ATGAGCACAACTGAGGTACAGGGCACCAGGGGGCCGATCGCCCCGATTCTCGGCCCAGATCGCGATCGACCGGCCAGCCTCGGCGACCCCCGGTCGCCGCAGCGGCACAGCGGGATGGCCAACTTCGAGAAGTACACCTGGCTGTTCATGCGGTTCTCCGGTGCCGCATTGATCTTCCTGGTGCTGGGGCACCTTTTCGTCATGCTGATGTGGCAGGACGGGGTGTACCGCATCGACTTCAACTACGTGGCGGAGCGCTGGCACCATCCGTACTGGCAGATCTGGGACCTATGCCTGTTGTGGCTGGCCGAGCTGCACGGTGCCAACGGCTTGCGCACGATCATCGGCGACTACACCCGCAGCTCCCGCAGCCGGTTCTGGCTGATGGCGTTGTTGGCGGTGTCGGTGATCTTCACGCTGATGCTGGGCAGCTACGTGCTGCTGAGTTTCGACGCGAACATTTCTTGA
- a CDS encoding PE-PPE domain-containing protein, which yields MTTDRLRPAAAVLPTALCAAVLGLTSVLLPAAVPGSDQLAARWRLLAEQGWIMNGTGNPDPTVGPYLGQILAGYLQPTSPHFPGQPTFAEYSFQGLTTPEQFCPFVCLPGQPAMDFGTSLNTGVDLLNQAILPQLLGGDDVTVFGYSQSAAITTIAMNALIANAGTDGYPTLDQLGNLHVVLIGDPNNPIGGILDRFAFPGEQHLPFVNIPLSLGATPTEHIAADIYTGQYDGWANFPRDPTNLLAVINALIGILTVHPYYPDYSAEQLASAIDVGTIGDANFYMIPQNLPILQFMFNGGTAGQFFGDFFSPWARLAINWGYGNAGDPAVNGLHPIPAGEFINGSAYQQAFGVAGGPWAMTPTGELYDGSGVMGLFLRMDPLQMLAGVQNALIQSLVGPWADIAAAANGGVLTAEGISVISGITDVLQTITGYDLVNSIDQFLINGWSDLADAVGLGDLLGPDAVMSGVAIPGDGLLDLIGVGFSFVNLFGA from the coding sequence ATGACGACTGATCGCCTGCGCCCGGCGGCTGCCGTGCTGCCGACAGCTCTGTGCGCCGCAGTGCTGGGGCTGACGTCGGTGCTGCTACCGGCGGCGGTCCCCGGCTCAGACCAGCTGGCCGCACGGTGGCGGTTACTGGCCGAGCAGGGCTGGATCATGAACGGGACGGGCAACCCCGATCCGACCGTGGGCCCCTACCTCGGCCAGATCCTGGCGGGATACCTGCAGCCGACCTCGCCGCATTTCCCCGGTCAGCCGACGTTTGCCGAGTATTCCTTCCAGGGCTTGACCACCCCGGAGCAGTTCTGCCCGTTCGTGTGCCTTCCGGGTCAGCCGGCGATGGATTTCGGAACCTCGCTGAACACCGGGGTGGACCTGCTCAACCAGGCGATACTGCCGCAGCTGTTGGGTGGCGACGACGTGACGGTGTTCGGCTACTCGCAGAGCGCCGCCATCACCACCATCGCGATGAACGCGTTGATCGCCAACGCCGGCACCGACGGCTATCCGACCCTCGACCAGCTAGGCAACCTGCACGTGGTTCTGATCGGGGACCCGAACAACCCGATCGGTGGCATCCTCGATCGTTTTGCGTTCCCCGGCGAACAACACCTGCCGTTCGTCAACATCCCGCTCAGCCTGGGTGCCACCCCCACCGAACACATCGCAGCAGACATCTACACCGGCCAGTACGACGGCTGGGCCAACTTCCCGCGCGACCCGACCAACCTCCTGGCCGTCATCAACGCCCTGATTGGCATCCTCACCGTGCACCCGTACTACCCGGACTACAGCGCCGAGCAGCTGGCCAGTGCCATCGATGTCGGCACCATCGGTGACGCGAATTTCTACATGATCCCGCAGAACCTGCCGATCCTGCAGTTCATGTTCAACGGGGGCACAGCGGGGCAGTTCTTCGGTGACTTCTTCTCGCCGTGGGCCAGGTTGGCCATCAATTGGGGCTACGGCAACGCCGGAGATCCGGCCGTCAATGGGCTGCACCCGATCCCGGCCGGCGAGTTCATCAACGGCAGTGCCTACCAGCAGGCCTTCGGGGTGGCCGGCGGACCGTGGGCGATGACTCCGACCGGCGAGCTGTATGACGGCTCCGGCGTGATGGGCCTGTTTCTCAGGATGGACCCGCTGCAGATGCTGGCCGGTGTCCAGAACGCGCTGATCCAGAGTCTGGTCGGTCCGTGGGCCGACATCGCGGCGGCGGCCAATGGGGGTGTGCTGACCGCCGAGGGCATCAGCGTCATCTCGGGCATCACCGACGTCTTGCAGACCATCACCGGCTACGACCTGGTCAACTCGATCGACCAGTTCCTGATCAACGGTTGGAGCGACCTGGCGGATGCGGTGGGCCTGGGCGACCTGTTGGGCCCCGACGCGGTGATGAGTGGGGTCGCGATTCCCGGTGATGGGCTGCTGGACCTGATCGGCGTGGGCTTCAGCTTCGTGAACCTCTTCGGCGCCTAA
- a CDS encoding adenosine deaminase: protein MSTPVNLETIQGVPKALLHDHLDGGLRPATVVDIAAQVGYDDLPATDPDELALWFRTRSHSGSLERYLEPFSHTVAVMQTADALYRVARECVEDLVADAVVYAEVRFAPELHIEGGLSFDEVTDAVLAGFADGERDAAAAGRDITVRCLVTAMRHAALSREIAELAIRFRDKGVVGFDIAGAEAGHPPTRHLDAFEYMRDHNARFTIHAGEAFGLPSIHEAIAFCGADRLGHGVRITDDITVDDTGAVRLGRLAAIVRDKRVPLELCPSSNVQTGAVGSIAEHPFDLLARARLRVTVNTDNRLMSDTTMSKEMLVLAETFGYGWVDLQRFTVNAMKSAFIPFDQRVAIIEEVIKPRYAALMD from the coding sequence ATGAGCACACCCGTCAACCTGGAGACCATCCAGGGAGTCCCCAAGGCGCTGCTGCACGATCACCTCGACGGCGGCCTGCGCCCGGCCACGGTCGTCGACATCGCCGCACAGGTCGGATACGACGATCTCCCGGCGACCGACCCCGACGAGCTGGCGCTGTGGTTCCGGACGCGTTCCCACAGCGGCTCACTGGAGCGCTATTTGGAGCCGTTCAGCCATACCGTGGCCGTGATGCAGACCGCCGATGCCCTCTACCGCGTCGCCCGGGAATGCGTCGAAGACCTGGTCGCCGACGCGGTGGTTTACGCGGAGGTGCGCTTTGCGCCGGAACTGCACATCGAAGGCGGGTTGTCCTTCGACGAGGTGACCGACGCGGTGCTGGCCGGGTTCGCCGACGGCGAGCGCGATGCCGCGGCGGCCGGCCGCGATATCACGGTGCGCTGCCTGGTCACCGCGATGCGCCACGCGGCGCTGTCACGCGAGATCGCCGAGCTGGCCATCCGGTTCCGCGACAAGGGCGTGGTCGGCTTCGACATCGCCGGTGCCGAGGCGGGCCATCCGCCGACCCGGCACCTGGACGCCTTCGAGTACATGCGCGACCACAACGCCCGATTCACCATCCACGCAGGCGAGGCGTTCGGCCTGCCGTCGATCCACGAGGCCATCGCGTTCTGTGGCGCCGATCGACTAGGGCACGGGGTGCGGATCACCGACGACATCACCGTCGACGACACCGGCGCGGTGCGGCTGGGTCGCCTGGCGGCGATCGTCCGGGACAAGAGGGTCCCCCTCGAGTTGTGCCCGAGTTCCAATGTGCAGACCGGCGCAGTTGGCAGCATCGCGGAACACCCCTTCGACCTGTTGGCCCGCGCCCGGCTTCGGGTGACGGTCAACACCGACAACCGGCTGATGAGTGACACGACGATGAGCAAGGAGATGCTGGTGTTGGCCGAGACGTTCGGCTACGGATGGGTCGATCTGCAGCGGTTCACGGTCAACGCGATGAAGTCGGCATTCATCCCGTTCGACCAGCGGGTGGCGATCATCGAAGAAGTGATCAAGCCGCGATACGCGGCGTTGATGGACTGA
- a CDS encoding cytidine deaminase: MSHQIDWDMLRHNVIEVSAHAYAPYSGLRVGAAGLTEDGRVFTGCNVENVSYGLGLCAECAVVCALYAAGGGRLVALSCGDADGNLLMPCGRCRQVLLEHGGAQLLIDHPSGARTLAELLPDAFGPEALP; this comes from the coding sequence ATGTCCCACCAAATCGACTGGGATATGTTGCGGCACAACGTGATCGAAGTTTCGGCACATGCCTATGCGCCGTACTCGGGCCTGCGGGTGGGTGCGGCGGGGCTGACTGAAGACGGCCGGGTGTTCACCGGCTGCAATGTGGAAAATGTCTCATATGGCCTGGGTCTCTGCGCGGAGTGTGCGGTGGTCTGCGCGCTCTACGCCGCTGGCGGCGGACGTTTGGTGGCGCTGTCCTGCGGTGACGCCGACGGGAACCTGCTGATGCCGTGCGGCCGGTGCCGCCAGGTTCTGCTCGAGCACGGTGGCGCGCAGTTGCTCATCGATCACCCGTCGGGGGCCCGCACGTTGGCCGAGCTGCTGCCGGATGCCTTCGGGCCCGAGGCGCTGCCATGA